A window of the Vibrio fluvialis genome harbors these coding sequences:
- a CDS encoding protein-disulfide reductase DsbD — MRIFFSFLLLVCSALSQPALAAFGNNNPLSLGSNNQFVTVDEAFPFSYFQQGNQVYLDWQVKDGYYLYQDRISISADKVTLGDYQLQQGQPYHDEFFGDVTIYTTPLSVTLPLRDYQDGARLIVQYQGCAKAGFCYPPETRVITLDSFSFDQPAEITPAPSASANNAAVTTDSVPASQQDSLASQLADAWWTPLLFLLLGIGLAFTPCVLPMYPILTSIVLGGGQLSHRRALLLSFVYVQGMALTYTLLGLVVASAGLQFQAALQHPYVLIGLSALFVLLAASMFGLYTLQLPSRMQTWLSNLSNQQQGGSLAGVFAMGAISGLVCSPCTTAPLSGALLYVAQSGDLLTGGVALYALALGMGIPLILVAVFGNRLLPRAGMWMERVKTLFGFILLAAPIFLLERLLPEFWSTALWSLLGLAAFGWLYHVKNSLPFAGWKQSLLGIIAILGLLASAQPLLNHWMMPEQAATQAQPAIAFTRIANVDDLNRELASAKAAGKPVMLDFYADWCVACKEFDKYTFHHPDVEQKLKNFVLLQADVTQNQPQDIELLKQMQVLGLPTIEFWNAQGERVSNARITGFQPAEQFLQHLSNHQL, encoded by the coding sequence ATGCGTATATTTTTCTCTTTCTTACTGCTGGTGTGTTCCGCTCTGAGCCAACCGGCACTGGCGGCGTTTGGTAACAATAACCCTCTCTCGCTCGGCAGTAACAACCAGTTTGTGACCGTGGATGAAGCCTTTCCGTTCAGCTATTTCCAGCAAGGCAATCAGGTCTATCTCGATTGGCAGGTCAAAGACGGCTACTACCTGTATCAGGATCGCATCAGCATCAGTGCAGACAAAGTCACACTCGGCGACTATCAGTTGCAGCAGGGCCAGCCGTATCATGATGAGTTCTTTGGGGATGTCACCATCTACACCACGCCACTGTCTGTCACGCTGCCACTGCGCGACTATCAGGACGGTGCTCGACTGATTGTGCAGTATCAGGGCTGTGCCAAAGCTGGCTTCTGTTATCCGCCGGAAACCCGCGTGATTACGCTCGACAGTTTTAGTTTTGATCAGCCCGCCGAAATCACACCGGCACCATCGGCCTCGGCGAACAATGCAGCCGTCACCACAGACAGCGTACCAGCGTCTCAACAGGATTCACTGGCTTCACAACTGGCCGATGCTTGGTGGACACCGCTGCTGTTCTTACTGCTGGGGATCGGGCTGGCGTTTACTCCGTGCGTACTGCCCATGTACCCGATTCTGACCAGCATCGTGCTCGGCGGCGGTCAGTTGTCGCACCGCCGCGCGCTGCTGCTGAGTTTTGTGTATGTGCAAGGCATGGCGCTGACCTACACCCTGCTCGGGTTAGTCGTTGCTTCGGCCGGGCTACAATTTCAGGCCGCCTTACAACACCCTTACGTGCTGATCGGCCTCAGCGCGCTGTTTGTGCTGCTCGCCGCGTCGATGTTTGGTCTTTACACCTTACAACTGCCAAGCCGCATGCAAACCTGGCTCAGCAACCTGAGTAATCAGCAGCAAGGGGGTAGCCTGGCGGGCGTATTCGCTATGGGTGCGATTTCCGGTTTGGTGTGTTCGCCCTGCACCACTGCGCCGCTGTCCGGCGCGCTGTTGTATGTTGCACAAAGTGGAGATTTGCTGACAGGTGGCGTAGCGCTCTACGCACTGGCACTCGGCATGGGCATTCCGCTGATTCTGGTTGCAGTATTTGGTAACCGTCTGCTGCCACGCGCGGGTATGTGGATGGAGCGCGTGAAAACGCTGTTCGGCTTTATTCTGCTCGCAGCACCGATTTTCCTTCTGGAGCGTCTGCTGCCAGAGTTCTGGTCCACCGCACTGTGGTCACTGCTTGGACTAGCCGCATTTGGCTGGCTGTACCATGTCAAAAACAGTCTGCCGTTTGCCGGCTGGAAACAGAGCCTGCTGGGCATTATTGCCATTCTCGGCCTGCTGGCCTCTGCACAACCGTTACTCAATCACTGGATGATGCCAGAACAAGCGGCCACGCAAGCACAACCTGCGATTGCGTTCACTCGAATTGCCAATGTTGACGACCTCAACCGTGAATTAGCCAGCGCCAAAGCGGCGGGCAAACCAGTGATGCTCGATTTCTACGCCGACTGGTGTGTGGCGTGTAAGGAGTTTGATAAGTACACCTTCCACCATCCGGATGTGGAGCAGAAATTGAAAAACTTTGTCTTACTTCAAGCCGACGTAACACAAAATCAACCGCAAGACATTGAATTGCTGAAACAAATGCAAGTGCTCGGTTTGCCGACTATCGAGTTCTGGAATGCGCAGGGCGAACGCGTTTCAAACGCGCGCATCACCGGTTTTCAGCCTGCCGAGCAATTTTTGCAGCATCTGAGCAACCACCAGCTCTGA
- a CDS encoding arginine repressor: MPHSAIAHEDESLAAACKRLLQQQSFANQNELREKLIELGFDGISQSTVSRLLSQLGVVKVQNACGKKVYCITVETAPVRVESSIASQIEFITHNQAIVVVKTHPGSAQLVARLVDIDPHSEILGTVGGNDTVLVIPRDANNVEACERVVKTRLGVA, encoded by the coding sequence ATGCCTCACAGTGCCATTGCGCATGAGGATGAATCTCTGGCGGCGGCCTGCAAACGTCTGCTGCAACAGCAGAGTTTTGCCAATCAGAATGAACTGCGCGAAAAACTCATCGAGCTGGGCTTTGACGGTATCAGCCAGTCGACGGTGTCGCGCCTGCTGTCACAGCTCGGCGTGGTCAAAGTGCAGAACGCCTGCGGTAAGAAAGTCTACTGTATAACGGTCGAAACTGCGCCAGTACGCGTGGAGTCGTCCATCGCCTCACAGATTGAGTTCATCACCCACAATCAGGCGATTGTGGTGGTCAAAACCCATCCCGGCAGTGCCCAACTGGTGGCCCGCCTGGTGGACATCGATCCGCACAGCGAAATTCTCGGCACCGTCGGTGGCAACGACACCGTGCTGGTGATCCCGCGTGACGCCAATAACGTTGAAGCGTGCGAACGCGTCGTCAAAACGCGTCTTGGTGTTGCCTGA
- the pyrI gene encoding aspartate carbamoyltransferase regulatory subunit produces the protein MVKENQLQVEAIRNGSVIDHIPANLGIKILSLFKLHETNQRITIGLNLPSSALGHKDLIKIENIYLSKEQANQLALYAPNATVNQIEEYQVVNKLTLTLPERIDGVFACPNSNCISHGEPVSSRFRVILKQENVQLKCHYCEKVFSREIMTEN, from the coding sequence ATGGTAAAAGAGAACCAACTACAGGTAGAAGCGATCCGCAACGGCTCAGTGATTGACCACATTCCTGCCAATCTGGGCATCAAGATTTTGTCGCTGTTCAAACTGCACGAAACCAATCAGCGCATCACCATTGGCCTCAACCTGCCGTCGTCAGCGCTGGGTCATAAAGATCTGATCAAGATTGAGAACATTTATCTGAGCAAAGAGCAGGCCAACCAACTGGCGCTGTATGCACCGAACGCGACCGTGAACCAGATTGAAGAGTATCAGGTAGTGAACAAGCTGACGCTGACACTGCCAGAGCGCATCGATGGTGTGTTTGCCTGCCCGAACAGCAACTGTATCTCACACGGCGAGCCGGTCAGCAGCCGCTTCCGCGTGATTCTGAAACAAGAAAATGTTCAACTCAAATGCCACTACTGTGAAAAAGTATTCTCGCGCGAAATCATGACCGAGAACTGA
- the pyrB gene encoding aspartate carbamoyltransferase codes for MAHSLFNRHIISIPEFTRSELELIVDTAARLKAEPNPELLKNKVVASCFFEPSTRTRLSFETAVQRLGGTVIGFDNGGNTSLAKKGESLADSVQVISSYVDAFVMRHPQEGAARLASEFSNGVPVVNGGDGANQHPTQTLLDLFSIYETQGTLDNLNVAFVGDLKYGRTVHSLTQALAKFTNIRFFFIAPEVLAMPDYLCQELEEAGIAFSTHASIEEVVPELDILYMTRVQKERFDESEYAHMKSAYILSADTLKTARPNLKVLHPLPRVDEITTDVDKTPHAYYFQQAENGVYAREALLALVLNPNL; via the coding sequence ATGGCACACTCGCTGTTTAACCGACACATCATTTCGATTCCGGAATTCACTCGCAGTGAATTGGAACTTATCGTCGATACGGCCGCCCGCCTCAAAGCGGAGCCAAACCCTGAGCTACTGAAAAACAAAGTGGTGGCGAGCTGTTTCTTTGAGCCATCGACCCGTACCCGCTTGTCGTTTGAAACCGCAGTGCAACGCCTGGGCGGCACCGTGATTGGTTTTGACAACGGCGGCAACACCTCGCTGGCGAAAAAGGGCGAAAGCCTGGCGGACTCGGTGCAGGTGATTTCCTCTTACGTCGACGCGTTTGTGATGCGCCACCCGCAAGAAGGCGCCGCGCGTCTGGCCTCCGAGTTCTCTAACGGCGTGCCGGTGGTTAACGGCGGTGACGGCGCCAACCAGCACCCGACCCAGACTCTGCTCGATCTGTTCTCGATTTACGAAACGCAAGGCACGCTGGATAACCTCAACGTCGCGTTCGTCGGCGATTTGAAATATGGCCGCACAGTGCACTCGCTGACTCAGGCACTGGCGAAATTCACCAACATTCGTTTCTTCTTCATCGCCCCGGAAGTGCTGGCGATGCCGGATTACCTGTGCCAGGAACTGGAAGAAGCGGGCATTGCGTTCAGCACTCACGCCAGCATTGAAGAAGTGGTACCCGAGCTGGATATTCTCTACATGACTCGCGTGCAGAAAGAGCGTTTTGACGAGTCCGAATACGCGCACATGAAGTCGGCTTACATTCTGTCTGCCGACACATTGAAAACCGCGCGTCCGAACCTGAAAGTGCTGCACCCGCTGCCACGCGTGGACGAAATCACCACCGACGTGGATAAAACACCGCACGCGTACTACTTCCAGCAGGCCGAAAACGGCGTCTACGCCCGTGAAGCCCTACTCGCCCTCGTTCTGAACCCAAATCTATAA
- a CDS encoding ornithine carbamoyltransferase, translating into MAFNLRNRNFLKLLDFTPREIQHMLDLAVELKKAKYNGYEQPRLKGKNIALIFEKTSTRTRCAFEVAAFDQGAQVSYLGPSGSQIGHKESMKDTARVLGRMYDGIEYRGFGQEIVEELGAYAGVPVWNGLTDEFHPTQILADFLTMMEHSRGKQLHEIKFAYLGDARNNMGNSLMVGAAKMGMDIRLVAPKQFWPTEELVATCREIAKETGGKITLTDDVQEGVIGCDFLYTDVWVSMGEAKEAWAERINLMLPYQVNMNVIKATGNPNVKFMHCLPAFHGEDTTVGKQLAHDYPVLKDGCEVTNEVIESDYSIVFDEAENRMHTIKAIMVATLGD; encoded by the coding sequence ATGGCTTTTAACCTACGTAACCGTAACTTCCTGAAACTACTCGACTTCACTCCACGCGAAATTCAACACATGTTGGACCTGGCGGTGGAACTGAAAAAAGCCAAATACAACGGCTATGAACAACCACGCCTGAAAGGCAAAAACATCGCACTGATCTTTGAAAAAACCTCCACTCGTACTCGCTGTGCGTTTGAAGTGGCGGCGTTCGACCAAGGCGCGCAAGTGTCTTACCTTGGCCCATCAGGTTCTCAGATTGGTCACAAAGAATCGATGAAAGATACCGCCCGTGTGCTGGGTCGCATGTACGACGGTATTGAATACCGTGGTTTTGGCCAAGAGATCGTCGAAGAGCTGGGTGCTTACGCTGGTGTGCCAGTGTGGAACGGCCTGACTGACGAATTCCACCCAACCCAAATTCTGGCAGACTTCCTGACTATGATGGAACACAGCCGCGGTAAACAGCTACACGAAATCAAATTCGCTTACCTCGGTGATGCGCGCAACAACATGGGTAACTCTCTGATGGTTGGCGCAGCGAAAATGGGCATGGACATTCGCCTGGTGGCGCCAAAACAATTCTGGCCAACCGAAGAATTAGTGGCCACTTGCCGCGAAATCGCCAAAGAAACCGGCGGTAAAATCACTCTGACTGACGATGTGCAAGAAGGCGTGATTGGCTGTGACTTCCTGTACACCGACGTTTGGGTCTCTATGGGCGAAGCGAAAGAAGCATGGGCAGAGCGCATCAACCTGATGCTGCCTTACCAGGTGAACATGAACGTCATCAAAGCGACCGGCAACCCGAATGTGAAATTCATGCACTGTCTGCCAGCATTCCACGGCGAAGACACCACAGTGGGCAAACAACTGGCGCACGACTACCCAGTACTGAAAGACGGCTGTGAAGTGACCAACGAAGTGATCGAATCCGACTACTCAATCGTGTTCGATGAAGCGGAAAACCGCATGCACACCATCAAAGCCATCATGGTGGCAACACTGGGCGACTAA
- the arcC gene encoding carbamate kinase, with the protein MTKQTVVVALGGNALLRRGEPLEADVQRHNIEIAAKTISEIAKEYNVVLVHGNGPQVGLLALQGLEYKKVNPYPLDVLGSETQGMIGYMLMQEFKNLLPERNVTCMLTQMSVDPNDPAFADPTKPIGPVYEEAEAREMAEKYHWTVKPDGKYFRRVVPSPQPTGIIEHEAITTLIDEGHLVICTGGGGIPVKRENGKLVGVEAVIDKDMSAAFLAKQIGADALLILTDADAVYLDWGKPTQTALRNTTPDELAKYQFDAGSMGPKIEASCEFIRKGGTVVGIGALQDGLRILEGKAGTNITRDQ; encoded by the coding sequence ATGACTAAACAAACAGTAGTCGTCGCATTAGGTGGTAACGCATTGCTTCGTCGCGGTGAACCGTTAGAAGCGGATGTACAACGCCACAACATTGAAATTGCAGCCAAAACCATTTCTGAAATTGCCAAAGAGTACAACGTGGTACTGGTACACGGAAACGGTCCGCAAGTGGGATTGCTCGCGCTGCAAGGTTTGGAATACAAGAAAGTAAACCCTTACCCACTTGACGTGTTGGGTAGCGAAACTCAGGGCATGATCGGTTACATGCTGATGCAGGAATTCAAAAACCTACTGCCAGAACGCAACGTGACTTGCATGCTGACTCAGATGTCTGTCGATCCGAACGACCCGGCCTTTGCCGACCCGACCAAACCGATTGGTCCGGTCTACGAAGAAGCCGAAGCGCGTGAAATGGCAGAGAAATACCACTGGACGGTGAAACCGGACGGCAAATACTTCCGCCGCGTGGTACCCAGCCCTCAACCGACCGGCATCATCGAACATGAAGCGATCACCACCCTCATTGATGAAGGTCATCTGGTGATCTGTACTGGCGGTGGCGGCATTCCGGTCAAACGTGAAAACGGCAAACTGGTCGGTGTGGAAGCGGTGATCGACAAAGACATGTCGGCAGCATTCCTCGCCAAACAAATCGGCGCCGATGCGCTGCTGATCCTGACTGATGCCGATGCCGTGTACCTTGACTGGGGTAAACCAACTCAGACTGCACTGCGCAACACCACGCCAGATGAGCTGGCGAAATACCAGTTCGATGCCGGCTCCATGGGGCCAAAAATCGAAGCTTCATGCGAATTCATTCGCAAAGGCGGCACCGTAGTCGGTATCGGCGCGCTGCAAGATGGTCTGCGCATTCTGGAAGGAAAAGCAGGCACCAACATCACTCGCGATCAGTAA
- the arcA gene encoding arginine deiminase codes for MSKLYVGSEIGQLRRVLIHRPRRALTHLTPSNCHDLLFDDVLDIERAGKEHDVFAQTLRDQGVEVLLLTNLLAETLDVPEAKEWLLNTQISDNRFGPTFANDLRCYLADQPHMDLAKILTGGLSYGELPIQSSSILQAMNKANDFIIKPLPNHLFTRDTSCWVYGGVSINPMAKVARQRETNHLRAIYRWHPTFAGQDFIKYFGDEERNYDKSTIEGGDVLVIGRGAVLIGMSERTTPQGVEQLASSLFKHGQAKQVIALELPKDRSCMHLDTVMTHMREDTFSVYPNVIPDDVNCWSLTGDESGRVKATQQESYIHTIEKALGVGKLNMITTGGDSFEAEREQWNDANNVLTVRPGVVIGYERNTYTNEKYDKAGITVLPIPGDELGRGRGGARCMSCPIERDDI; via the coding sequence ATGAGTAAGTTATACGTAGGTTCTGAAATAGGTCAATTACGTCGCGTTTTAATTCACCGCCCACGCCGCGCGCTCACCCATCTGACTCCATCAAACTGTCACGATCTGCTGTTTGATGACGTATTGGATATCGAACGTGCAGGTAAAGAACACGACGTTTTTGCCCAAACACTTCGCGACCAAGGCGTTGAAGTATTGCTACTCACTAATTTGCTCGCTGAAACACTGGATGTGCCTGAAGCCAAAGAATGGCTGCTGAATACGCAAATTTCTGATAACCGTTTTGGTCCAACATTCGCTAACGATCTGCGCTGCTACCTGGCTGACCAGCCACACATGGATCTGGCGAAAATTCTGACTGGTGGTCTGTCTTACGGTGAACTGCCCATTCAATCTTCGTCTATTCTGCAGGCGATGAACAAAGCGAATGACTTCATTATCAAACCGCTGCCAAACCATCTGTTTACCCGCGACACTTCTTGCTGGGTTTACGGTGGCGTCTCTATCAACCCAATGGCGAAAGTGGCCCGTCAGCGTGAAACCAACCACCTGCGTGCGATCTACCGTTGGCACCCAACCTTCGCTGGCCAGGACTTCATCAAGTACTTCGGCGACGAAGAGCGTAACTACGACAAATCCACCATTGAAGGCGGTGACGTACTGGTTATCGGCCGCGGCGCAGTGTTGATTGGTATGTCTGAACGTACTACGCCACAAGGTGTTGAACAGTTGGCTTCTTCCCTGTTCAAACATGGTCAGGCGAAACAAGTCATCGCGCTGGAACTGCCAAAAGACCGTTCTTGCATGCACTTGGATACCGTGATGACGCACATGCGTGAAGACACCTTCTCCGTGTATCCAAACGTGATTCCGGATGACGTGAACTGCTGGAGCCTGACCGGTGATGAATCTGGCCGCGTGAAAGCCACTCAACAAGAGTCTTACATTCACACTATCGAAAAAGCGTTGGGCGTCGGCAAACTGAACATGATCACTACCGGTGGCGACAGTTTCGAAGCAGAACGTGAACAGTGGAACGATGCAAACAACGTGCTGACCGTTCGTCCTGGCGTGGTGATTGGTTACGAACGTAACACCTACACCAACGAGAAATACGACAAAGCCGGCATCACCGTTCTGCCAATTCCGGGTGATGAACTGGGCCGCGGCCGTGGCGGTGCACGCTGCATGAGCTGCCCAATTGAACGTGATGACATCTAG
- a CDS encoding YfcC family protein, giving the protein MTTQTAPTERKGGFLANFKFPSAYTILFILIALVAMLTWIVPAGQYDRAMNEDLGREVPVAGTYHPAEGNPQGVIDVLLAPIDGFYDHNSYEAAAIDVSLFILVIGGFLGLVTKTGAIDAGIERVTARLEGREELMIPILMALFATGGTVYGMAEESLPFYTLLVPVMMAARFDPVVAAATVLLGAGIGTLGSTINPFATVIAANAAGIPFTDGIWLRAAILVVGWIICVMYVMRYAKMVRADQSKSIVFDKYEENKTHFLGSRSDEALEFTGTRKVILTIFAAAFAVMIYGVSVAGWWMAEISAMFLGATIIIGLVARMSEEEFTSSFIDGARDLLGVALIIGIARGIVVVMDRGMITDTILNSAEQMVTGLSSVIFINVMYWLEILLSFLVPSSSGLAVLTMPIMAPLADFAGVGRELVVTAYQSASGIVNLITPTSAVVMGGLAIARVPYVRWLKWVAPLLGILCVFIMVMLSVGAFM; this is encoded by the coding sequence ATGACAACCCAAACTGCACCCACAGAACGTAAAGGCGGCTTCCTGGCCAACTTTAAGTTCCCTTCCGCTTACACCATTCTCTTTATACTGATCGCTCTGGTAGCGATGCTCACCTGGATTGTTCCGGCTGGCCAGTATGACCGTGCCATGAACGAAGACCTCGGCCGTGAAGTGCCGGTGGCAGGCACCTACCACCCAGCCGAGGGTAATCCTCAGGGCGTGATTGATGTGCTGCTGGCACCAATTGACGGCTTCTACGATCACAACAGCTATGAAGCGGCGGCGATTGACGTCTCACTGTTCATCCTGGTGATCGGTGGTTTCCTGGGGTTGGTGACCAAAACCGGCGCGATTGACGCGGGTATCGAACGTGTTACCGCCCGTCTGGAAGGACGCGAAGAGTTGATGATTCCGATCCTGATGGCGCTGTTTGCCACCGGCGGCACCGTGTATGGCATGGCGGAAGAATCGCTGCCATTCTACACCTTGTTGGTTCCGGTCATGATGGCCGCACGTTTTGACCCTGTGGTTGCCGCTGCAACAGTCTTACTTGGCGCAGGTATCGGTACGCTGGGTTCTACCATCAACCCGTTTGCCACCGTTATTGCCGCGAACGCCGCAGGCATTCCGTTTACCGACGGTATCTGGCTGCGCGCTGCGATTCTGGTGGTCGGCTGGATCATCTGTGTGATGTACGTGATGCGCTACGCCAAAATGGTGCGTGCAGACCAAAGTAAATCCATCGTGTTTGATAAATACGAAGAGAACAAAACCCACTTCCTGGGCAGCCGTAGTGATGAAGCTCTCGAGTTCACCGGCACACGCAAAGTGATTCTGACTATCTTCGCTGCTGCCTTTGCCGTGATGATCTACGGTGTATCTGTTGCGGGCTGGTGGATGGCTGAAATCTCCGCCATGTTCCTTGGCGCAACCATCATCATTGGTCTGGTGGCACGCATGAGTGAAGAAGAGTTTACCTCCAGCTTCATTGATGGCGCTCGTGACCTGCTTGGTGTCGCCCTGATCATCGGTATTGCGCGCGGTATCGTGGTGGTGATGGACCGCGGTATGATCACCGACACCATTCTGAACTCAGCCGAGCAAATGGTGACTGGCCTGTCGTCAGTAATCTTTATTAACGTGATGTATTGGCTGGAAATCCTGCTGTCATTCCTGGTGCCTTCATCTTCAGGCCTGGCAGTATTGACTATGCCAATCATGGCACCGCTGGCTGACTTTGCTGGTGTGGGACGTGAACTGGTCGTGACCGCTTACCAATCAGCATCAGGTATCGTCAACCTCATCACACCAACGTCTGCGGTGGTGATGGGCGGCCTAGCCATTGCCCGCGTCCCTTACGTTCGCTGGCTGAAATGGGTCGCACCACTGCTGGGTATTCTGTGTGTGTTCATCATGGTCATGCTCAGTGTCGGTGCCTTCATGTAA
- a CDS encoding anaerobic C4-dicarboxylate transporter has product MVWVELLVVLLFIFLGARIGGIGIGFAGGAGVIVLSLVLGVPTSQAFIPVDVILIIMSVITAIAAMQVAGGMDWLVQVAENFLRKHPERITFYAPIVTFLMTLMAGTGHTAFSTLPVIAEVAKGQGVRPSRPLSIAVVASQIAITASPISAAVVAFAAMLVPFGVDYLTLLAICIPTTFAACMVGAFVANFMGCELKDDPTYQENLAKGLVKLENNEKREILPTAKTATYIFLAAIAFVVCYAAAISKSVGLIENPALGRNEAIMTVMLAAAAAIVLFTKIDASKISSAATFRSGMTACVCVLGVAWLGSTFVNAHVAGIKEVAGALLADYPWMLALVLFFASMLLYSQGATTVALMPAALAIGVAPLTAVASFAAVSALFVLPTYPTLLAAVEMDDTGSTRIGKYVFNHPFFIPGVVTIASAVAFGFLFGGLFI; this is encoded by the coding sequence ATGGTTTGGGTTGAACTGTTAGTTGTTCTGCTCTTTATCTTTTTGGGAGCACGTATCGGCGGTATCGGTATCGGTTTTGCCGGTGGCGCAGGTGTCATTGTCCTGTCTCTTGTTCTGGGCGTTCCGACCAGTCAGGCATTCATTCCTGTCGATGTTATTCTGATCATCATGTCTGTGATCACCGCCATTGCTGCTATGCAGGTAGCGGGGGGTATGGATTGGTTGGTTCAGGTGGCTGAAAACTTTTTGCGTAAACATCCGGAACGCATCACCTTTTACGCCCCGATTGTCACCTTCCTGATGACACTGATGGCGGGTACTGGTCACACCGCATTTTCTACCTTGCCCGTAATTGCCGAAGTGGCCAAAGGTCAGGGCGTACGTCCTTCTCGCCCATTGTCTATCGCAGTGGTCGCTTCACAAATTGCCATTACGGCGTCGCCAATCTCGGCGGCCGTGGTCGCGTTTGCCGCGATGCTGGTGCCGTTTGGCGTTGATTACCTGACTCTGCTGGCCATCTGTATTCCTACCACGTTCGCCGCTTGTATGGTCGGTGCATTTGTCGCCAACTTCATGGGTTGTGAGCTGAAAGACGATCCGACTTATCAGGAGAATCTGGCTAAAGGCCTGGTGAAACTGGAAAACAACGAGAAACGTGAAATTCTGCCAACCGCGAAAACAGCGACCTACATCTTCCTCGCCGCGATTGCGTTTGTGGTGTGCTACGCCGCCGCCATTTCTAAATCGGTGGGTCTGATTGAGAACCCGGCGCTGGGCCGTAACGAAGCCATCATGACCGTCATGCTGGCGGCAGCGGCGGCGATTGTACTGTTCACCAAGATCGATGCATCGAAAATTTCTTCTGCGGCAACATTCCGCTCCGGTATGACTGCGTGTGTGTGTGTACTGGGCGTCGCGTGGCTGGGTTCAACGTTCGTCAACGCGCACGTGGCAGGTATTAAAGAAGTGGCCGGTGCACTGCTGGCTGATTATCCATGGATGCTGGCGCTGGTGCTGTTCTTTGCTTCTATGCTGCTCTACTCGCAAGGTGCAACCACGGTTGCTCTGATGCCTGCGGCACTGGCGATTGGTGTTGCGCCACTGACGGCCGTTGCATCATTCGCAGCGGTGAGCGCGCTGTTCGTCCTGCCAACCTACCCAACGCTGTTGGCGGCGGTTGAAATGGACGACACCGGTTCAACCCGCATCGGCAAATACGTCTTTAACCACCCGTTCTTTATCCCGGGTGTGGTAACCATCGCTTCAGCGGTTGCCTTCGGCTTCCTGTTTGGCGGTCTGTTCATCTAA